The genomic window GTCGCCTCGCCGAACCGCGAGACCGAGGCCATGCGGGACGGTTCCGACGCCGTTTCCGACTGGCCGTTGCTGAACGCTCTTCTGAACACCGCCTCCGGCGCCACCTGGGTGTCGCTGCATCACGGCGGCGGCGTCGGCATGGGCTTTTCCCAGCATGCCGGCATGGTGATCTGCTGCGACGGTACGGATGACGCCGCGCGGCGCATCGGCCGCGTGCTGTGGAACGATCCGGCCACCGGCGTCATGCGCCATGCCGATGCCGGCTACGACATCGCCGTCGACCATGCGCAGAAGATGGGGCTCAGGCTTCCGGGCATTCTCGGGAACTGAGGCGGAACGCAAGCGCTGGGGGTCCGCCCCTCACCCGGCGCGTTCGCGCCACCCTCTCCCCTGCGGGGCGAGGGGGAGCAAGCAGCTATCGCGGAGACAAGCGGACGGGCAATGCCGTGCCGGCCTCCCCTTCTCCACCTTCTCCCCTTGGGGGAGAAGGTGGCCAAAGGCCGGATGAGGGCAAGCCGGTTTAATATGTCTAGACAACAAAACCGAAACGCGACTAGACTGGCGACCTCGCAACAAGGGCGGTTACGCCCGCATAAGAGGGGTTCTTCACATGAAATTGCTAGCAGCTACCGCAATCGCAGCGCTCGCCGTCGCATCCGCCGCGCATGCGCAGGAAACCAAGGTCGCCATCGGCCTATCCGGCTGGACCGGCTTCGCACCGCTGACGCTGGCCAAGGAGGCCGGGATTTTCGAGAAGAACGGACTTGATGTCGATCTCATCAAGATCCCGCAGGCAAGCCGCCATCTGGCGCTCGCTTCGGGAGACATCCAGTGCGCGGCGACCACCGTTGAAACCTGGATCGTCTGGGCCGCCGCCGGCGTGCCGACAACGCAGATCTTCCAGCTCGACAAGTCCCACGGCGCCGACGGCATGGTGGTGCGCGGCGATATCGAGACCATCGCCGACCTGAAGGGCAAGACCGTCGCCGCCTCCGCGCCCGGCACCTCGCCCTATTTCTATCTCGCCTGGATCCTCAAGGAAAACGGCATGACGATGGACGACGTCAAGGTCGTCAATCTCGAGCCGGGTCCGGCCGCCCAGGCCTTCATTGCCGGCCAGAACGACGCCGCGATGACCTATGAGCCCTACCTTTCCTCCGTCCGCGAAGCGCCCGATGCTGGCAAGATCATCGCCACCACGCTGGATTATCCGGCGGTTATGGACACGTTCGGCTGCACGCCGGCCTTCCTCGAAGACAACCCGGACGCCGCCAAGGCGCTTGCCACGTCCTATTATGAAGCGCTGGACATGATCGCCGCGGAACCGGAAAAATCCTATGAGATCATGGGGGCCGATGTGAACCAGACCGGCGAGGCGTTCGCCGGCTCGGCGCAGTATCTCGAATGGCAGGACCGCGATGCAGCGATCGCCTTCTTCGGCGGCGAGTTCAACGATTTCTCTGCCGATGCCGCGCAATTGCTGCTCGAAGCCGGCGTGATCCGCGAAATGCCGGACCTGACGACGCTCGCCGATCCGTCGTTTATTCAGGAGTGAGCGGAGCCGTTTTCCGCGCAGTCTCTTCCACACGCCCGTCATCCTCGGGCTTGACCCGAGGATCTAACCACGTTGCCGAGCGGGCTGCGTGGGTTTGTTCAAGTCGGGACTCCCTGTGCAAACGGGCCTCCGCTCGTGGGGGAAGGTGATTGGATCCTCGGGTCAAGCCCGAGGATGACGCAGAACGGGAGGGAGGGCTTTTCGCAAACGAGGTCTTCCCCGTCTGAAATTGAATTATATGCCTGTGACGAAATACCGATGGCATCGTCATCCCAAAACACGGAGACCCGATGAAACCGCTTGAGCCTATCAGCCCGGGACTCCGATTGTCCCTCGGTATCCTGTTCTTCGTGATCTTCTTTGCCGGCTGGTCGTTCGCGACCTTTGGCGGGTTCGTGTCGAAGACGTTTCTCGCCGATCCGATCACCATGATGAAGGATGGCTGGTGGCTGCTGTCGAAGCGCGGTTTCCTCGGCGATATCGGCATCACGGTCTGGCGCGTTGTCGGCGGGTTTGTGGTTGCGTCGGCCATTGCCGTTCCTGTCGGCATTGCGATGGGCGCCTACAAGCCGATCGAGGCACTGCTTGAGCCGTTCGTCTCGTTTGCCCGCTACCTTCCGGCCTCCGCCTTCGTGCCGCTCCTGATCCTGTGGGCTGGCATCGGGGAAATGCAGAAGCTGCTGGTGATCTTCATCGGCGCGGTGTTCCAGATCATCCTGATGGTCGCCGTTTATGTCGCCAATACAAGGCGCGATCTCGTCGAGGCCGCCTATACGCTCGGGGCCAGCGACAGGGGTGTCGTTCGAAGGGTGCTGCTGCCGGCCTCCGCGCCGGATATCGCCGAGACGCTGCGGCTGGTGCTCGGCTGGGCCTGGACCTATGTCATCGTTGCCGAACTGATCGGCGCATCGTCCGGCATCGGCTACATGATCATCAATTCGCAGGCGCTGATGGCGACCGGGCAGATCATCTTCGGCATCATCGTCATCGGCGTGATCGGCCTGATCTCGGACTTTGCCTTCAAGCTGGCGAACCGCCACCTGTTCGCCTGGAGGTTCGCATGAGCGCGCCCGAGCTTGAGGTCAGGGGCGTCTCGCGGGTGTTTCCCGGACGGCGCGGGGCAAAGCCGGTCCAGGCGCTGTCGCCGACCGACCTGACGCTGGAAAAGAACGATTTCGTCACCATCCTCGGCCCTTCCGGCTGCGGCAAGTCGACCCTGCTGCGCATCGTCGCGGGGCTTGACCGGCCGACCACCGGCACAGTCTATCTGGAGGGTAAGGAAATTCGCGGGCCAGGGGCCGATCGCGGCATGGTGTTCCAGTCCTATACGCTGTTTCCCTGGCTGACGATCCGCGAGAATGTCGGTTTCGGCCTGCGTGAAAAGGGCATGAAAACGTCTGCCATCAAGGAGATAGTCGATCTCTATCTCGCCCGTGTCGGCCTTTCGGCCTTTGCCGAGCACTGGCCGAAGCAGCTCTCGGGCGGCATGCAGCAGCGCACCGCGATCGCCCGCGCGCTCGCCAACGAACCCAAGATCCTGCTGCTCGACGAGCCCTTCGGCGCGCTCGACAACCAGACCCGCGGGCTGATGCAGGAATTGCTGCTCGGCATCTGGGAGCGGGAGAAGAAGACGGTGATCTTCGTCACCCATGATATCGAGGAAGCGGTGTTCATGGCCTCGCGGGTGGTCACCATGTCGGCGCGGCCGGGGCGG from Martelella sp. NC20 includes these protein-coding regions:
- a CDS encoding ABC transporter substrate-binding protein, translated to MKLLAATAIAALAVASAAHAQETKVAIGLSGWTGFAPLTLAKEAGIFEKNGLDVDLIKIPQASRHLALASGDIQCAATTVETWIVWAAAGVPTTQIFQLDKSHGADGMVVRGDIETIADLKGKTVAASAPGTSPYFYLAWILKENGMTMDDVKVVNLEPGPAAQAFIAGQNDAAMTYEPYLSSVREAPDAGKIIATTLDYPAVMDTFGCTPAFLEDNPDAAKALATSYYEALDMIAAEPEKSYEIMGADVNQTGEAFAGSAQYLEWQDRDAAIAFFGGEFNDFSADAAQLLLEAGVIREMPDLTTLADPSFIQE
- a CDS encoding ABC transporter permease; translated protein: MKPLEPISPGLRLSLGILFFVIFFAGWSFATFGGFVSKTFLADPITMMKDGWWLLSKRGFLGDIGITVWRVVGGFVVASAIAVPVGIAMGAYKPIEALLEPFVSFARYLPASAFVPLLILWAGIGEMQKLLVIFIGAVFQIILMVAVYVANTRRDLVEAAYTLGASDRGVVRRVLLPASAPDIAETLRLVLGWAWTYVIVAELIGASSGIGYMIINSQALMATGQIIFGIIVIGVIGLISDFAFKLANRHLFAWRFA
- a CDS encoding ABC transporter ATP-binding protein; translation: MSAPELEVRGVSRVFPGRRGAKPVQALSPTDLTLEKNDFVTILGPSGCGKSTLLRIVAGLDRPTTGTVYLEGKEIRGPGADRGMVFQSYTLFPWLTIRENVGFGLREKGMKTSAIKEIVDLYLARVGLSAFAEHWPKQLSGGMQQRTAIARALANEPKILLLDEPFGALDNQTRGLMQELLLGIWEREKKTVIFVTHDIEEAVFMASRVVTMSARPGRISSVTPVDFPHPRDYRLKADPEFARLRMQLTEEIRAEVIAAASRG